One genomic segment of Rhinolophus sinicus isolate RSC01 linkage group LG11, ASM3656204v1, whole genome shotgun sequence includes these proteins:
- the ZNF575 gene encoding zinc finger protein 575 — translation MLERESESAAEATDPTPTGKEPVTKGGASHQGSPKKPRQLAPGPDASAGEPSRPRRRPPPQRPHRCPDCDKAFSYPSKLATHRLAHGGARPHPCPDCPKAFSYPSKLAAHRLTHSGARPHPCPHCPKAFGHRSKLAAHLWTHAPSRPYPCPDCSKSFCYPSKLAAHRHTHHATDARPYPCPHCPKAFSFPSKLAAHRLCHDPPTAPGSQATTRHRCSSCGQAFGQKRLLLLHQRSHHQVENQGERE, via the exons ATGCTGGAGCGAGAGTCAGAGTCCGCGGCCGAGGCCACAGATCCTACTCCTACTGGCAAGGAACCGGTAACCAAAGGAGGAG CTTCCCACCAGGGTTCGCCAAAGAAGCCCCGCCAGTTGGCTCCTGGGCCCGACGCATCTGCGGGGGAGCCTTCTCGACCCCGCCGGAGGCCCCCGCCCCAGCGCCCGCACCGTTGCCCCGATTGTGACAAAGCCTTCTCCTACCCGTCCAAGCTGGCCACGCACCGGTTAGCACACGGTGGCGCCCGCCCCCACCCATGCCCTGACTGCCCCAAGGCCTTCTCCTATCCCTCCAAGCTTGCAGCCCACCGCCTCACACACAGCGGCGCCCGCCCGCACCCATGCCCCCACTGCCCAAAGGCCTTCGGCCACCGCTCCAAGCTGGCAGCCCACCTCTGGACCCATGCGCCTTCCCGCCCCTACCCATGCCCTGACTGCTCCAAGTCTTTCTGCTATCCCTCCAAGCTGGCAGCTCACCGCCACACGCACCATGCCACAGATGCCCGCCCCTATCCTTGCCCGCACTGCCCCAAGGCTTTTTCATTCCCCTCCAAACTGGCCGCCCATCGCCTATGTCACGACCCCCCCACGGCGCCAGGCAGCCAGGCCACAACGCGGCATCGCTGCTCCAGCTGCGGTCAGGCCTTTGGCCAGAAACGTCTCCTGCTCCTTCACCAACGCAGCCACCACCAGGTTGAAAACCAGGGAGAACGGGAGTGA
- the ETHE1 gene encoding persulfide dioxygenase ETHE1, mitochondrial: MAAAALRVAGRQLSQHSGAGAPILLRQMFEPKSCTYTYLLGDRASREAILIDPVLETAPRDAQLVRELGLRLLYAVNTHCHADHVTGSGLLRSLLPGCQSVISRLSGAQADLHIEDGQSIHFGRFALETRASPGHTPGCVTFVLNDHSMAFTGDALLIRGCGRTDFQQGCAKTLYRSVHEKIFTLPGDCLVYPAHDYHGLTVSTVEEERTLNPRLTLSCEEFVKVMDNLNLPKPKQIDVAVPANMRCGVQAPLS, from the exons ATGGCGGCGGCAGCACTGAGAGTCGCAGGGCGGCAGCTCAGCCAACACAGCGGGGCTGGAGCCCCCATCCTCCTACGGCAG ATGTTTGAGCCCAAGAGCTGCACCTACACGTACCTCCTGGGTGACAGAGCGTCCCGAGAGGCCATTCTTATCGACCCGGTTCTGGAGACTGCGCCTCGGGATGCCCAGCTGGTCAGAGAACTGGGGCTGCGGCTGCTGTATGCTG TGAACACCCACTGCCACGCGGACCACGTTACGGGCTCGGGGTTGCTCCGGTCCCTACTACCCGGCTGCCAGTCTGTCATCTCCCGCCTTAGCGGGGCCCAGGCCGACCTGCACATAGAGGATGGACAGTCCATCCACTTCGGGCGCTTT gccttGGAGACCCGGGCCAGCCCTGGGCACACCCCGGGCTGTGTCACCTTCGTCCTGAATGACCACAGCATGGCCTTCACTGGAGATGCCCTGCTCATCCGAGGGTGTGGGCGGACGGACTTCCAGCAAG GCTGTGCTAAGACCTTATATCGCTCAGTCCATGAAAAGATCTTCACGCTTCCAGGAGACTGTCTGGTCTACCCTGCTCATGATTATCATG GGCTCACAGTGTCCACTGTGGAGGAGGAGCGGACTTTGAACCCTCGGCTCACCCTCAGCTGTGAGGAATTTGTCAAGGTTATGGACAACCTGAACTTGCCCAAGCCTAAGCAGATAG ACGTTGCTGTTCCAGCTAACATGCGCTGTGGGGTCCAGGCTCCCCTTTCCTGA